One Candidatus Symbiobacter mobilis CR genomic window, AACGCGAGTTACGGGCAGCGCCGGTTCGCTAACTACAAAGTCTGCCAGTTATGACCGTTTTGTGCTGGAAAAGAGCTTTGCTGATCGGCAACTTGCCACGGCGTTGGCTTCGCTGGAAACTGCAAAAAGTGAGGCTGTCAGAAAGCAACTTTATCTTGAGCGGCTTGTGCAACCCAATCTGCCTGATCATGCCATGGAGCCTCGCCGCCTTCGTTCTGTTGTGACTGTGTTTTTGCTGGGGCTATTGTCTTGGGGTGTCATCAGTCTTCTTGTTGCCAGCATCAAAGAACACCAGGAATAGTTTTCTACGCATAGTCTTCCATGGCATCGCCAACTTCTCTATTGCATGCACTGACCATCCAGCGGCGTGTGCTGTACGCTCTGTTGATGCGCGAAATCATTACCCGCTTTGGGCGTAAAAATCTGGGTGTATTGTGGGTTTTTGTAGAACCGATGATTTTTACTTTGGGTGTCGCAGCACTTTGGATGGGGGCAGGGTTTCATCATGGTTCAAGCATTCCTATCGTCGCATTTGCCATCACGGGTTACTCATCGGTCTTGCTTTGGCGAAATTGTGCCAACCAAAGCATGGGCGCTATTGCGTCTAATCTGGGTTTGCTCTACCACCGCAATGTGCGTGTGATTGATGTTTTTTTTATTCGTAGCGTCATTGAAATGACTGGGGCAACCACTTCATTCGCAGTGTTGTCATTACTGCTGATAGGAATGGGTTGGATGCAGCCCCCTGTTGATACGCTGACAGTCATTTTCGGTTGGTTCATGTTGGCTTGGTTCGGCACTGTCCTTGCCATGTTGATCGGGGCCGGTACAGCCTACAGTCATCTTGTCGAAAAACTTTGGCCACCGGCTTCGTACCTGCTGTTCCCGCTGTCTGGTGCAGCCTATATGGTTGAGTGGTTGCCAACGCAAGTGCAACAATATGTCCTATTATTGCCAATGGTACATGGTATAGAAATTCTTCGGGAGGGCTATTTTGGCAATGCAGTGAGAACTCACTACAACATGGGTTACATGGCGACCTGCTGTCTGGTATTGACCTTGGCTGCCTTGTACATGGTGCGCGAAGCCGGACTACACGTTGAAACACGATGATTTCCATCGAGAATATTTGCAAGTCGTACAAAACACGGTTGGGTTTGCGCACCGTACTGGATCGGATTAACTTGCGGTTGGAGCGGGGCAGGAACATCGGCATCCTGGGACGCAACGGCGCAGGCAAATCAACTTTGATTCGCTTGATGAGTGGCGCTGAACATCCAACCTCCGGCACTATTCGACGAGAAATGAGCGTGTCTTGGCCGTTGGCATTTGGTGGGGCGTTTCAGTCGCACCTCACGGGTCTGGATAATCTTAAATTTGTATGTCGTGTCTATGGCGTTGACCACAAACCACTGATACCCTTTGTTGAGGAATTTACCGAGTTGGGGGTCTATTTTCGTGAGCCTGTGTTGCACTATTCGCAAGGCATGTTGACTCGACTGGCATTTGCGCTGTCAATGGCCATTGAGTTTGATTGTTTTTTGATAGACGAGGCTATGGTTGTTGGCGACGCACGATTTCACGAACGGTGTCATTGGGAGTTATTTCACAAACGCAAGGATCGTGCGTTTATATTGGTGACGCACGACGCAGACGTGATCAAGTTGTATTGCGAAAAGGCCGTAGTTCTTCATCAGGGTCAGTTATTTGAGTTTGAGACTGTCGATCATGCGTATAACTTTTACAAAACCCACACTCTGTAATTGCTTGTAACAATGTTGCGAATTCTTCTCGAATTGCGCCCGGCTTTGAATGGATACGCCGGAATCCCACAAGAAACGCGGCTCTTGTTTTGTGCTTTGAATTCGCTCGATGACATTAATGTCGATGGGTTGATTCAAAGCAGCAATCGAGTGTTGGCCAAGGCACTGCCTGCTGGCATAGACTTGCAGCAGCATCCACTCAGTATTGATCAACAAATTAATTGCTTGTCCCGTGTTGTCATCTCGCTTCAGCCTGATCCCAAACCAAAACTGTTGGACAGAATCAGTGCGCAAATCGCATTGGTTCTATCGCTGCCAGCGCTCTTGGTACGCCATCTGGTGGGGCAAGATCAGCAACTGGGCAAGTTTGACGCAACACATTTTCAAGATTTTATCTGGCGCAGCATGTTTGAAAGAACATTGCCCGTTGAACACTTCAAACTGGTAACTCGTGCCGGTTTTCGCGTCTGTCGTGTGCCTTGGTCAGTGATGCATGTGTGTGCCTTGCTGACGAATCAGCTTGGCCATGCCTTGTACGCCAGGCTGGACACCAGTGACTTTGATGTGATGATCTCAGAAACTCCTTATCCGGCAACAGTTTCCAAGCGCACCACATTGGTGGTGCGCTACCACGATGCCATCCCTGTATTGATGCCTCACACCATCAACAACAGATCGATGCATCAGGCATCTCATTACCAGGCTTTGCGCAAAAACGTAGCGAGTGGTGCCTACTTTGCATGCGTCTCAGACACAACACGCAAAGATTTGATTTCGATCTTTCCTCAGGCCCAAGAGCGATCAGTCACCATTCACAACATGCTGTCGCCGCATTATTTTGACGACGCTTCACAACCGAC contains:
- a CDS encoding ABC transporter permease, with product MASPTSLLHALTIQRRVLYALLMREIITRFGRKNLGVLWVFVEPMIFTLGVAALWMGAGFHHGSSIPIVAFAITGYSSVLLWRNCANQSMGAIASNLGLLYHRNVRVIDVFFIRSVIEMTGATTSFAVLSLLLIGMGWMQPPVDTLTVIFGWFMLAWFGTVLAMLIGAGTAYSHLVEKLWPPASYLLFPLSGAAYMVEWLPTQVQQYVLLLPMVHGIEILREGYFGNAVRTHYNMGYMATCCLVLTLAALYMVREAGLHVETR
- a CDS encoding ABC transporter ATP-binding protein, producing the protein MISIENICKSYKTRLGLRTVLDRINLRLERGRNIGILGRNGAGKSTLIRLMSGAEHPTSGTIRREMSVSWPLAFGGAFQSHLTGLDNLKFVCRVYGVDHKPLIPFVEEFTELGVYFREPVLHYSQGMLTRLAFALSMAIEFDCFLIDEAMVVGDARFHERCHWELFHKRKDRAFILVTHDADVIKLYCEKAVVLHQGQLFEFETVDHAYNFYKTHTL
- a CDS encoding glycosyltransferase family 4 protein codes for the protein MLRILLELRPALNGYAGIPQETRLLFCALNSLDDINVDGLIQSSNRVLAKALPAGIDLQQHPLSIDQQINCLSRVVISLQPDPKPKLLDRISAQIALVLSLPALLVRHLVGQDQQLGKFDATHFQDFIWRSMFERTLPVEHFKLVTRAGFRVCRVPWSVMHVCALLTNQLGHALYARLDTSDFDVMISETPYPATVSKRTTLVVRYHDAIPVLMPHTINNRSMHQASHYQALRKNVASGAYFACVSDTTRKDLISIFPQAQERSVTIHNMLSPHYFDDASQPTRIPGIIQLRMHTWLSEMISRQQHFGLTADDVSQPLEYLLMVSTMEPRKNHATLLSAWEQLRADRFPDLKLIIVGMLGWDYLAIVNKCIPWLERGQLFMLEDVLPEELRLLYKHARATVCPSFGEGFDFSGVEAMRCGGVVAASSIAAHLEVYAEAAQYFSPYSATEAATAIAQVIDPAAPTRRQELVQAGADRSKKYLPEVILPKWHDFFSKLSGKACRLC